Proteins from a genomic interval of Sphingobacterium sp. SYP-B4668:
- a CDS encoding NAD(P)/FAD-dependent oxidoreductase: MDLYSGLPFWIVKNELYDYYNPLREDLKIDVAIIGSGITGALVAHELCEAGIECAIFDKRTVSTGSTAASTAQLQYEIDVPLHEMIADVGEKRAVAAYHCSLESIDDIQALLSKIKVKADFKRVSTVFVASNRKGRRMINAEYECRLQHGLPVSYLNEEELHQQYGIKAFGALYNDRSAQMDCYRASTGIIQHHQKRKELSVYSPVEIIDYQERKEGYTLLTNDGRRVNCKYVIIAAGFEAGKFLPKEVMKLNSTYALVSNPIDPAQFWKERSLIWETRSPYFYMRSTVDNRIMMGGEDEPFRNPKLRDVLLRKKVRKLSYKFKKMYPEIPFEVSMAWCGTFSSTPDGLPFIGEWPGRKRMLYALGYGGNGITFSMIAAQIIRNQLSGTRDQRKDVFGFERLNT, from the coding sequence ATGGATCTTTACTCCGGATTACCCTTTTGGATTGTTAAAAATGAACTTTATGACTACTACAATCCCTTACGGGAGGATTTAAAAATTGATGTGGCCATTATAGGGTCGGGTATTACAGGGGCTTTGGTTGCTCACGAGCTGTGTGAAGCCGGAATCGAATGTGCCATCTTCGATAAGCGAACGGTATCTACGGGAAGTACAGCGGCTAGCACTGCGCAGCTTCAATATGAAATAGATGTACCGCTACACGAGATGATTGCGGACGTGGGGGAGAAGCGGGCTGTAGCGGCCTATCACTGTAGCCTAGAATCCATTGACGATATCCAAGCGCTATTGTCTAAAATCAAAGTAAAAGCAGATTTTAAGCGCGTATCAACTGTATTTGTCGCCAGTAACCGCAAGGGGCGACGCATGATAAATGCCGAGTATGAATGTCGATTACAGCATGGACTGCCCGTATCTTATTTGAATGAGGAAGAGCTACATCAACAATATGGGATAAAAGCTTTTGGCGCATTATACAACGACAGATCCGCACAGATGGACTGCTATCGTGCGTCCACAGGCATTATCCAGCACCATCAAAAACGAAAGGAGCTATCGGTATATTCGCCAGTAGAAATTATAGACTATCAAGAACGAAAAGAGGGCTATACGCTTTTGACTAATGATGGACGGCGAGTAAATTGCAAGTATGTCATCATAGCAGCTGGATTTGAAGCGGGTAAGTTTCTCCCAAAAGAGGTGATGAAGCTTAATTCAACCTATGCCTTGGTGAGCAACCCCATAGATCCAGCGCAGTTTTGGAAGGAGAGAAGTCTCATTTGGGAGACTCGATCGCCTTACTTCTATATGCGCTCCACGGTAGATAACCGTATTATGATGGGTGGAGAAGACGAGCCTTTTAGAAATCCCAAATTGAGAGATGTCTTACTCCGAAAGAAAGTTCGAAAGCTTTCTTATAAATTCAAAAAAATGTATCCTGAAATCCCATTTGAGGTTAGCATGGCTTGGTGTGGTACCTTTTCCTCCACTCCTGATGGTCTACCATTTATTGGCGAATGGCCCGGTAGGAAACGTATGCTCTATGCCCTTGGTTATGGCGGAAATGGCATAACATTTAGTATGATTGCTGCTCAGATAATCCGAAACCAACTATCGGGGACTCGAGACCAGCGAAAAGATGTCTTTGGATTTGAACGTTTGAATACATAG
- a CDS encoding HesB/IscA family protein: MITITDKAKERIDTIMKDENYDGSYFVRVSVESGGCSGLSYKLNFDNEEKKGDQFFEDRGIRICLDIKSYLYLAGTELDYSDGLTGKGFEFHNPNASRTCACGESFSV; encoded by the coding sequence ATGATCACAATAACAGATAAAGCAAAGGAACGCATTGATACCATCATGAAGGACGAGAACTATGATGGCTCCTATTTTGTGAGGGTTTCAGTAGAAAGTGGCGGATGCTCTGGGCTATCCTATAAATTGAACTTTGACAACGAGGAGAAGAAGGGAGATCAATTTTTTGAAGATAGAGGGATTAGGATTTGTCTGGATATCAAATCATATTTGTATTTAGCAGGTACTGAGCTAGATTATTCAGATGGACTCACTGGAAAAGGATTTGAGTTTCACAACCCCAATGCCAGCAGGACATGTGCTTGTGGGGAGAGTTTCTCTGTATAG
- the coaD gene encoding pantetheine-phosphate adenylyltransferase: MKTDRQITIAIFPGSFDPVTLAHRDIVIRALELFDKIVVAVGVNSEKKGLLSHQERADILTKVFADQPRVEVTTYSGLTVEYCKRIGAQYILRGLRNTNDFEFENAIAQNNKQLQPDIETIFLMSTSGTGHISSTIVRDVVLHNGDISSMVPAEVITFLKNKTQQGG, translated from the coding sequence ATGAAAACCGATCGACAAATAACAATAGCAATCTTTCCGGGCTCATTCGACCCCGTCACCTTAGCGCACCGTGACATTGTGATACGGGCACTGGAATTATTTGATAAGATTGTCGTGGCTGTAGGTGTCAATAGTGAGAAGAAGGGACTACTCAGTCATCAAGAGCGGGCAGATATACTCACGAAGGTATTTGCTGATCAACCTAGGGTAGAAGTGACAACTTATAGTGGCCTTACCGTAGAATATTGTAAAAGGATTGGGGCGCAATACATTTTGAGAGGATTGCGCAATACAAATGACTTCGAGTTCGAGAATGCGATTGCTCAAAACAACAAACAACTCCAACCCGATATCGAAACCATCTTTTTAATGAGTACGAGTGGCACAGGCCATATTTCGTCTACTATCGTGAGAGATGTCGTCTTGCATAATGGCGATATTAGTTCGATGGTACCGGCAGAAGTCATTACATTTTTGAAAAACAAAACTCAGCAAGGAGGTTAG
- a CDS encoding DEAD/DEAH box helicase, with protein MQIEAILTRMGISSLNEMQQEVVQSLGTDSDMILHAPTGSGKTLAFLLAALSHFDERKKGVQCLILVPTRELALQIESVAKKVLHGKRTVCCYGGHSTRVEKNALQHSPDILIGTPGRVAHHIRKENFLVDHLNTLVLDEFDKSLELGFEEDMSFIIRELSQLKRRILTSATTMEQIPAFTGVTTPAVIDYLNDDESSPDLTIKRITCKPKEKLNALLQLICFIGSKRMLIFCNHRDAVDHISQLLMNRELVHDVFHGGMEQPDRELSLLKFRNGTSQILITTDLAARGLDIPEVDSIIHYQLPYKEEVFTHRNGRTARMKASGNVFVILTTDEKYDYLPIDLEEQVLDEDIQFPVNSPYMTLHINAGKKDKINKIDIVGYLLKIPGMEKDDVGIIEVKETMAFVAVSRDKAPLAMKHSSQVKMKNKKVKITRS; from the coding sequence ATGCAGATAGAAGCAATATTGACAAGGATGGGCATCTCTTCCCTAAATGAGATGCAGCAAGAAGTTGTACAATCTTTAGGGACGGATTCCGATATGATTTTACATGCGCCCACTGGTTCGGGCAAGACCTTGGCATTCCTGCTAGCTGCATTGTCCCATTTTGACGAGCGTAAAAAGGGAGTACAATGCCTTATACTTGTCCCTACACGTGAGCTTGCGCTACAAATTGAATCTGTAGCTAAAAAAGTGCTCCATGGAAAACGTACAGTATGTTGTTACGGAGGTCATTCGACTCGAGTCGAAAAGAATGCGCTACAACATTCTCCAGATATATTGATTGGAACCCCCGGTCGCGTGGCACACCATATTCGCAAGGAGAATTTTTTAGTCGATCATCTAAATACACTGGTACTAGATGAATTTGATAAATCACTTGAGCTTGGTTTCGAAGAGGATATGTCGTTTATCATTCGAGAATTGTCCCAGTTGAAGCGGCGTATCCTCACGTCCGCGACAACTATGGAGCAAATTCCAGCCTTTACAGGCGTCACTACTCCTGCCGTCATCGATTATTTGAACGACGACGAATCTAGTCCCGACCTGACCATCAAAAGAATTACTTGTAAACCAAAGGAAAAATTAAATGCTCTGTTGCAACTTATTTGTTTCATAGGTAGCAAGCGTATGCTTATTTTTTGCAATCATCGGGATGCGGTAGACCATATTTCGCAATTATTGATGAATCGTGAGCTTGTCCATGATGTCTTTCATGGAGGGATGGAACAGCCCGATCGCGAACTTTCGCTCTTGAAATTTAGAAACGGCACCTCTCAAATATTAATCACCACGGATTTGGCCGCTCGTGGATTGGACATCCCAGAGGTGGACTCCATAATCCATTACCAACTGCCTTATAAGGAAGAAGTTTTTACGCACAGAAATGGACGTACAGCGCGCATGAAAGCATCGGGAAATGTATTTGTAATATTGACAACGGATGAGAAGTACGACTATCTTCCGATAGATTTGGAGGAGCAAGTCTTGGATGAAGACATACAATTTCCAGTAAATTCACCATACATGACGCTCCACATCAATGCGGGCAAAAAAGACAAAATCAACAAGATTGATATCGTTGGCTACTTACTGAAAATCCCAGGGATGGAAAAAGATGATGTGGGCATTATCGAAGTCAAAGAGACAATGGCTTTTGTTGCCGTCAGTAGAGACAAAGCCCCACTAGCCATGAAACATAGTTCGCAGGTCAAAATGAAGAATAAGAAAGTCAAGATTACAAGGAGCTAA
- a CDS encoding mechanosensitive ion channel family protein — protein sequence METVNISKFEMWFDKLIDVVIVSIPSIVVGLSILFFGGYLIRFFINMLNRRFEKRKVDVSIRAFVASMLKFVLYALLILTAASTMGIQTTSFIAALSAFGLAVGMALQGSLSNFAGGVLILMFRPFEVGDYISSANGSAGTVERIDLLYTTLVTAEGIKEFSPNGTLANSVIKNYSKILSRRFEYVVGISYDANMKEAKDIILQVLKDDKRVLETPAPEIFVSQLADSSVNLTIRGWAKKEDYWPTANANQEAIKNALDAHGISIPFPQTELHIINDAFGNDKLISKANPKSE from the coding sequence ATGGAGACAGTAAACATCAGCAAATTTGAAATGTGGTTTGACAAATTGATAGACGTGGTCATCGTGAGTATCCCCAGTATCGTCGTGGGTTTGTCTATTCTATTTTTCGGGGGATACCTTATCCGGTTCTTCATTAACATGCTCAATAGGCGTTTTGAAAAAAGAAAAGTGGATGTATCGATTCGTGCTTTTGTAGCTAGTATGTTGAAATTTGTACTGTATGCTCTACTGATTTTGACGGCTGCAAGTACAATGGGAATACAGACTACTTCTTTTATCGCTGCATTATCGGCATTTGGACTTGCTGTGGGTATGGCCTTACAGGGAAGTCTTTCAAATTTTGCTGGAGGTGTACTCATATTAATGTTTCGTCCATTTGAAGTAGGGGACTATATCTCCAGTGCGAACGGATCGGCTGGTACAGTAGAGCGGATTGATTTATTATACACAACATTGGTCACCGCTGAAGGGATAAAAGAGTTTAGCCCAAATGGCACTTTGGCTAATTCGGTAATCAAAAACTACTCGAAGATCCTCTCGCGTAGATTTGAGTATGTAGTTGGTATTTCCTACGATGCAAATATGAAGGAAGCGAAAGATATTATCCTTCAAGTCTTAAAAGATGACAAACGGGTGCTAGAGACACCCGCACCCGAGATATTCGTAAGTCAATTGGCAGATAGTTCGGTCAATCTGACTATTCGTGGATGGGCTAAAAAGGAAGACTACTGGCCAACAGCTAATGCCAACCAAGAGGCCATTAAAAATGCGTTGGATGCACATGGTATCAGCATCCCGTTTCCACAGACGGAGTTGCACATCATTAATGACGCCTTTGGAAACGATAAACTTATTTCCAAGGCTAATCCAAAGAGCGAGTAG
- a CDS encoding cysteine desulfurase family protein, with translation MSLIYLDNNATTALDSRVLDEMLPYLTTEYGNASSVQHRWGRKANAAIQQARLRVAQAIRAKEKEIFFNSGSTEAINTVLKGIFELYQVKGKHIITAYTEHKAVLACCTYLEKRGAEITYLLTDSNGQLDLSALEREIRPDTILVALMAANNETGVIHPIQQIAKITNAKETLFFCDATQYVGKVDLNLEQIGIDILCLSAHKFHGPKGVGALYIRRKTKPTQIQALIHGGKQEGDFRGGTYNVPAIVGMGKAIEIAHQALDSTQQSVGELRDRLERQILEHIPSAAIHAQDAQRLYNTSNIVFKHTKATEIMSRLREVALSAGSACVSGDRDPSHVLKAMGLSDDDAYCSLRFSLSRYTTDEHIREALSRIIAVVADVRSQSPVWQLYKQGLID, from the coding sequence ATGTCCCTTATTTACTTAGATAATAATGCAACCACAGCGCTCGATTCACGTGTGCTGGATGAAATGCTGCCCTATTTGACTACCGAGTACGGCAATGCTTCCAGTGTACAACATAGATGGGGACGCAAAGCCAATGCAGCTATTCAACAAGCTCGACTTCGTGTAGCGCAAGCGATTCGAGCAAAGGAAAAAGAGATTTTTTTCAATTCAGGTTCTACCGAAGCTATCAATACTGTACTTAAAGGTATCTTCGAATTGTATCAGGTAAAAGGGAAGCATATTATCACCGCATATACAGAGCATAAAGCTGTTCTTGCCTGTTGCACATATCTTGAAAAGAGAGGAGCCGAAATAACCTATCTCCTGACCGACTCAAACGGGCAGCTTGATTTATCGGCACTGGAGCGTGAGATTCGTCCAGATACCATATTAGTCGCTTTGATGGCCGCCAATAATGAGACAGGTGTCATTCATCCCATTCAGCAGATTGCCAAGATCACAAATGCAAAAGAGACATTATTCTTTTGCGATGCCACCCAATATGTTGGCAAAGTGGACCTAAATTTAGAGCAAATAGGAATTGACATCTTATGCCTTAGCGCACACAAATTTCACGGTCCCAAAGGCGTGGGAGCATTATATATCCGCCGTAAAACAAAGCCTACCCAGATTCAGGCTCTTATACATGGAGGAAAACAAGAAGGTGATTTTCGTGGAGGGACATATAATGTACCAGCTATAGTGGGTATGGGTAAAGCTATTGAGATTGCTCATCAAGCGCTCGACAGTACACAGCAATCGGTGGGCGAGCTACGGGATCGGTTGGAGCGACAAATCTTGGAACATATTCCATCAGCTGCTATTCATGCCCAAGACGCACAGCGGCTTTACAACACGAGCAATATCGTATTCAAGCATACTAAGGCAACCGAAATCATGAGCAGATTGCGAGAGGTAGCGCTATCGGCAGGTTCGGCCTGTGTATCCGGCGATCGCGATCCCTCACACGTACTGAAGGCTATGGGCCTGAGTGATGACGATGCTTATTGCAGTTTAAGATTTAGTTTGAGTCGATATACCACTGATGAGCATATTCGAGAAGCACTGTCCCGAATAATAGCCGTTGTAGCTGATGTTCGGTCCCAATCTCCAGTTTGGCAGCTCTACAAGCAGGGACTGATTGACTAA
- a CDS encoding AAA family ATPase codes for MLKSNFYVVTGGPGAGKTTLLEGLACTGLKVVPEDARRIIKEQISIGGDGLPWANKIIYTDLMLKTSIETYEVQARKAQEVYVFDRGILDAICYAEMTGQGVTHEMELAAQQYRYNVTVFMLPPWQEIYETDNERLQSWSEAVHTYKTMKEIYLRYGYQIVEVPKATVPERVDFVLQHLGLICC; via the coding sequence ATGTTAAAATCTAATTTTTACGTGGTCACTGGTGGCCCCGGTGCTGGCAAAACCACACTATTGGAGGGATTGGCATGCACAGGCTTAAAAGTTGTACCTGAAGACGCACGTCGGATCATTAAAGAACAAATATCCATTGGAGGTGATGGCTTGCCATGGGCAAATAAAATAATCTATACGGACTTGATGCTAAAAACATCGATAGAAACCTATGAAGTGCAAGCACGTAAGGCTCAGGAAGTGTATGTCTTTGATAGGGGAATACTCGATGCTATCTGTTATGCAGAGATGACTGGGCAAGGAGTCACGCACGAAATGGAGCTAGCTGCTCAACAATACCGCTACAATGTCACGGTGTTCATGCTGCCGCCGTGGCAAGAGATTTATGAAACCGATAATGAAAGATTACAATCCTGGAGCGAGGCCGTCCATACCTACAAAACAATGAAAGAAATATATCTGCGGTATGGATACCAAATTGTCGAAGTGCCAAAAGCGACAGTTCCTGAAAGAGTTGATTTTGTCCTGCAGCACCTTGGACTAATTTGCTGCTGA
- a CDS encoding DUF3822 family protein, which translates to MNYTSDHFNIQYLPHYTLLVKTGFHIDTLVVIDENNSIQVMIEYESEQPEPSALQLLSLPFSKVKVVVPHQGLVFVPTEVFQEDALEEYSEFLVDDQVENTKFQQVAMNGVTAVYQFDMFLYNRWKTLFPEAQFIPEFQVVLEQAQAHIPLQGDVVGVHFGDQVVDIFVFINGQFQLYNTFEVYGLEDLTYYMLRIFSNFHIKDKVQKLLISGEIPEDIYRIRLTQLAEKIEVMQAKVKIHADVPRVEEQLAGLNTLFEY; encoded by the coding sequence ATGAACTATACTTCAGACCATTTTAATATTCAATATCTTCCCCACTATACTTTATTGGTAAAGACTGGCTTTCATATCGATACACTGGTTGTGATAGATGAAAACAATAGCATACAGGTGATGATCGAGTATGAAAGTGAACAACCCGAACCCTCTGCTTTACAGCTGCTTAGCCTGCCTTTTAGTAAAGTAAAGGTGGTGGTGCCACATCAAGGGTTGGTATTCGTCCCCACAGAAGTATTTCAAGAAGATGCATTGGAAGAGTATTCGGAATTTTTGGTGGATGACCAGGTTGAAAACACAAAGTTTCAACAGGTGGCTATGAACGGTGTTACTGCCGTATATCAATTTGATATGTTTTTATACAACCGTTGGAAGACGTTGTTTCCGGAAGCCCAGTTCATTCCCGAATTTCAAGTAGTATTAGAACAAGCGCAAGCACATATACCCTTACAGGGTGATGTAGTCGGTGTGCACTTTGGTGACCAGGTTGTCGATATTTTCGTCTTTATCAATGGCCAATTTCAATTGTATAATACTTTTGAAGTTTATGGATTAGAAGATTTGACGTATTACATGCTGCGTATATTTAGCAATTTTCATATTAAAGATAAGGTGCAGAAACTTTTGATTTCGGGCGAGATACCAGAAGATATCTATCGTATTAGATTAACCCAGCTAGCTGAAAAGATAGAGGTGATGCAGGCAAAAGTGAAGATACATGCAGATGTACCCAGGGTAGAGGAGCAATTGGCTGGATTGAATACATTATTTGAGTACTAG
- a CDS encoding RsmD family RNA methyltransferase, producing the protein MRIIGGTWGGIRLNPPSNLPVRPTTDIAKEAVFNILQHRVDFEELECLDLFAGTGNISLELASRGVPTVTAVDLHFKCVQYIAETAKKLKATSIQAKKADVFKYINSCKQQYDLIFADPPYDIPQLPQLPEMIMNANLLKDNGLLIIEFPSTRKLDDSPYLQEIRKYGYSSFGFYSREDKQQLV; encoded by the coding sequence ATGCGGATAATTGGTGGCACATGGGGAGGTATACGGCTCAATCCTCCCAGTAATCTTCCAGTACGACCGACGACGGACATTGCAAAAGAAGCCGTATTCAACATTCTTCAGCATCGAGTTGATTTTGAAGAACTGGAATGCTTAGATCTATTTGCAGGGACCGGAAACATTAGTTTGGAACTGGCTTCACGAGGAGTGCCTACAGTGACTGCCGTAGACCTTCACTTTAAGTGTGTGCAGTATATTGCCGAAACCGCGAAAAAGCTGAAAGCAACGTCTATTCAAGCCAAAAAGGCGGATGTATTCAAGTATATCAACTCCTGTAAACAACAGTATGATCTCATATTTGCCGATCCGCCATACGATATTCCTCAGCTACCTCAACTTCCGGAAATGATAATGAATGCAAATTTGTTAAAGGACAATGGCTTATTGATTATAGAATTTCCATCTACCCGGAAACTGGATGACTCACCCTACTTACAGGAAATTCGGAAATATGGGTATTCGTCTTTTGGTTTTTATAGCCGTGAGGACAAACAACAATTGGTATAG
- a CDS encoding ATP-dependent DNA helicase encodes MHIQDLLIQHFHWSPTPQQSIAFGLLSDFIAAFDRQRTFVLKGYAGTGKTAIISALVKTLPQLRKKSVLLAPTGRAAKVMSHYSGKKAFTIHKKIYRKKTAVAFEMDFGLAENLHEDTLFIVDEASMISNESANIFSKSLLHDLIKYVQSGKNCTIMFVGDTAQLPPVGLLQSPALNPEYLRHEFYLHVSGFELTDVVRQEKSSGILFNATKIRREIKMEEDKNDYPFPQFVTKGFADTFQMTGEKLIEGLHYAYDKFGIENTLVVCRSNKSANLYNQNIRNRILFREEELTGGDLVMVVRNNYYWLTENNEDNKSGFIANGDMAKVRKVGYMHEQHGFRFADVTLEFSDDEEPITCRVLLESLYTDSPNLPYEQQQQLYEAIATDYADIFSKKDRMEAIKKDPYYNALQIKFAYAITCHKAQGGQWEAVFIDQGYLHDDMLNTEFLRWLYTALTRATKELFLVNFNEKFF; translated from the coding sequence GTGCATATCCAAGATCTCCTTATCCAACACTTTCATTGGTCTCCTACGCCACAGCAAAGTATTGCTTTCGGCCTGTTAAGTGACTTTATAGCTGCTTTCGATCGTCAGCGTACATTTGTATTAAAGGGATATGCTGGTACAGGGAAGACTGCCATCATAAGTGCCCTAGTGAAGACTCTTCCGCAGCTGCGCAAGAAGAGTGTACTCTTGGCCCCTACAGGGCGTGCGGCAAAGGTAATGAGCCACTATTCTGGCAAAAAAGCATTCACCATCCATAAAAAGATATATCGCAAGAAGACAGCTGTCGCCTTTGAGATGGATTTTGGATTGGCTGAAAATTTACATGAAGACACCTTATTTATTGTTGATGAGGCTTCTATGATATCCAATGAGTCGGCCAATATTTTTTCCAAGAGCCTCTTACATGACCTTATCAAGTATGTACAGTCTGGAAAGAATTGCACTATTATGTTTGTAGGTGATACCGCCCAGCTACCTCCAGTCGGTCTTCTACAGAGTCCCGCGCTCAACCCAGAGTATCTTCGCCATGAATTCTACCTACATGTATCTGGATTCGAACTTACGGATGTAGTACGTCAAGAGAAGAGTTCGGGGATACTGTTCAATGCAACTAAGATAAGGCGAGAAATAAAGATGGAAGAGGACAAAAATGACTATCCATTTCCACAGTTTGTTACAAAGGGTTTTGCAGACACTTTCCAAATGACAGGCGAAAAATTAATAGAAGGCTTGCATTATGCCTACGACAAGTTTGGGATCGAGAATACACTTGTCGTTTGTAGGTCCAACAAATCCGCCAATCTATACAATCAAAATATCCGCAATCGCATCCTGTTCAGAGAGGAAGAGCTTACGGGTGGGGATCTTGTTATGGTGGTACGCAACAACTACTATTGGCTCACCGAAAATAATGAGGACAATAAAAGTGGTTTTATCGCCAACGGTGACATGGCCAAAGTCCGAAAGGTAGGATATATGCATGAGCAGCATGGATTTAGATTTGCAGATGTTACGTTAGAGTTTAGTGACGACGAAGAGCCTATCACCTGTCGTGTGCTGCTAGAGAGTCTATATACAGACTCCCCCAATCTCCCTTACGAGCAGCAGCAACAATTATACGAAGCCATCGCTACGGACTATGCGGACATTTTTTCTAAAAAAGATCGAATGGAGGCTATTAAAAAAGACCCCTATTACAATGCCCTCCAGATTAAATTTGCATATGCTATCACCTGTCATAAAGCACAGGGAGGGCAATGGGAAGCAGTCTTTATCGACCAAGGGTACCTGCATGACGACATGCTCAATACCGAATTCTTAAGATGGCTTTATACCGCTTTGACGCGCGCTACAAAAGAATTATTTTTGGTAAACTTTAATGAAAAATTCTTTTAG
- the ruvB gene encoding Holliday junction branch migration DNA helicase RuvB, whose protein sequence is MNEFLDPNSERLNPVERDLERVLRPQTFEDFTGQEKILENLAVFVKAAKLRGEALDHVLLHGPPGLGKTTLSNIIANEMGVGFKVTSGPVLDKPGDLAGLLTNLEEGDILFIDEIHRLSPIVEEYLYSAMEDFKIDIMLETGPNARSVQISLSPFTLVGATTRSGLLTSPLRARFGINSRLQYYDAKLLTTIVLRSASILNTPISDEGAYEIARRSRGTPRIANALLRRTRDFAQIKGNGSIDRAIAQYALNALNVDENGLDEMDNRILSTIIDKFKGGPVGLKTIATAVGEDEGTIEEVYEPFLIQEGYLMRTSRGRECTDTAFKHLGRVNHSKGNTLF, encoded by the coding sequence ATGAACGAATTCCTTGACCCCAATTCTGAGCGATTAAACCCAGTAGAACGTGACCTTGAACGCGTCCTCAGACCTCAAACGTTTGAGGATTTTACGGGACAGGAAAAGATTTTGGAAAATCTGGCTGTCTTTGTAAAGGCTGCCAAATTGAGGGGGGAAGCCCTGGACCACGTTCTTTTGCATGGCCCCCCGGGACTTGGGAAGACGACCTTGTCGAATATCATTGCTAACGAAATGGGGGTGGGCTTCAAAGTAACTTCGGGTCCTGTATTGGACAAACCTGGAGATCTAGCTGGACTGCTGACCAATCTGGAAGAGGGAGATATTCTTTTTATAGACGAGATACATCGCCTGAGCCCTATTGTCGAGGAGTATCTATACTCTGCAATGGAAGACTTTAAAATAGATATCATGTTGGAGACTGGGCCCAATGCGCGCTCTGTACAGATATCGCTGAGCCCATTTACCCTTGTAGGGGCAACCACTCGGTCGGGGTTGCTAACCTCACCATTGCGGGCTCGATTTGGAATTAACTCAAGGCTACAGTATTATGATGCTAAGCTGTTGACTACAATCGTATTACGATCGGCCAGTATCTTGAATACACCTATATCGGATGAAGGTGCTTATGAGATCGCTCGGCGGAGTAGGGGCACCCCACGTATTGCCAACGCACTTTTGCGTCGTACACGAGATTTTGCACAGATTAAAGGTAACGGTTCCATCGATAGAGCTATTGCTCAATATGCGTTGAACGCGTTAAATGTTGATGAGAATGGACTCGACGAAATGGATAACAGAATATTGTCCACTATTATCGATAAATTTAAAGGTGGCCCAGTAGGTCTCAAAACAATAGCAACAGCGGTAGGAGAAGATGAAGGTACGATAGAAGAGGTATATGAACCTTTCTTAATTCAGGAGGGATATCTGATGCGTACCTCTCGAGGAAGGGAATGTACCGATACCGCATTCAAACATCTAGGACGCGTCAATCACAGCAAAGGAAATACACTGTTTTAA